From Humisphaera borealis, the proteins below share one genomic window:
- the pgeF gene encoding peptidoglycan editing factor PgeF — MLERITATDGVVFYRSERLFRIGTPHGFSTRIGGQSSGPFASLNLGNPNGCPVQDDVANIAENYRRLQSAIGAADRRRVYVHQVHGDHVETADDALAFDCNLKADAIVTSDSAAVAAVRVADCVPVLLASVDGRTVAAVHAGWRGVVAGIVLRAVEKLRNSESLASASTPIAAAIGPSISFDNFEVGPEVVRAFEDTFAGDAARIVRPVGGQGKALIDLRTALKIQLKSAGIDESSIDVSDRCTYRDVAEFFSHRRDNGVTGRMAALIGAA; from the coding sequence ATGCTCGAACGCATCACCGCCACGGACGGCGTCGTGTTCTATCGGTCCGAACGGTTATTCCGGATTGGCACGCCCCATGGGTTCAGTACCCGCATCGGCGGCCAGAGTTCGGGGCCGTTCGCGTCGCTGAATCTCGGTAATCCCAACGGCTGTCCCGTCCAGGACGACGTCGCCAACATCGCCGAAAACTACCGCCGTCTGCAGAGCGCGATCGGCGCGGCCGATCGCCGGCGCGTATACGTTCATCAAGTTCATGGCGACCATGTCGAGACGGCCGACGATGCCCTGGCATTTGATTGCAACCTGAAGGCCGACGCGATCGTTACGTCGGACTCCGCCGCTGTCGCGGCGGTTAGGGTGGCTGATTGCGTGCCTGTCCTGCTCGCGTCCGTGGATGGTCGGACAGTGGCAGCGGTGCATGCAGGTTGGCGTGGGGTCGTGGCAGGAATTGTGCTGCGTGCCGTTGAGAAACTCCGCAACTCGGAGTCGCTAGCCTCCGCCTCGACCCCCATAGCGGCGGCAATCGGTCCCTCCATCTCGTTCGACAACTTCGAGGTGGGCCCAGAGGTAGTTCGCGCGTTCGAGGACACCTTCGCCGGCGACGCGGCGAGGATCGTCAGGCCTGTCGGGGGCCAGGGAAAAGCGCTGATAGACCTTCGCACGGCACTGAAGATACAGTTGAAATCAGCCGGGATCGACGAATCGTCAATCGATGTCAGCGATCGCTGCACATACCGGGATGTAGCCGAGTTCTTCTCGCACAGGCGCGATAATGGTGTCACCGGCCGCATGGCGGCACTCATCGGGGCGGCCTGA
- the hisG gene encoding ATP phosphoribosyltransferase yields the protein MTDRLPESTLRLGLPSGSLQNATVDLFGRAGYRVSIADRSVFPRIDDPKMSAVLFRAQEISRYVCDNIVDCGLTGYDWIVENGNEKDVVEICELEYSRASVNPVKWVLAVPDESVVRTPEELNGAIIATELVNVTRKYFEQKGIKVTVEFSWGTTEIKARLLDAIVDCTETGSSLRANNLRIVDTLLTSTTRFVANKKAWETPWKREKMENIAMLLRGAIDARAKVGLKMNVPEASLAEVLRLLPAEKSPTVSRLADQAWVAVEVILEEKQERELIPPLKRAGATGLITYPLNKVIA from the coding sequence ATGACTGACCGCCTCCCTGAATCAACACTCCGACTCGGTCTGCCCAGCGGATCCCTCCAGAACGCCACCGTCGATCTGTTCGGCCGCGCGGGCTACCGCGTATCGATTGCCGACCGCAGTGTCTTCCCGCGTATAGACGATCCGAAGATGTCGGCGGTGCTGTTCCGCGCACAGGAGATCAGCCGTTACGTCTGCGACAACATCGTCGATTGCGGTCTGACCGGGTACGACTGGATCGTGGAGAACGGCAACGAGAAAGACGTCGTCGAGATCTGCGAACTCGAGTACAGCCGGGCGAGCGTGAACCCGGTCAAGTGGGTGCTGGCCGTGCCGGACGAAAGCGTGGTGCGCACGCCCGAGGAACTCAACGGGGCGATCATCGCAACCGAACTGGTGAATGTCACCCGGAAGTACTTCGAACAGAAGGGCATCAAGGTTACGGTCGAGTTCTCGTGGGGCACCACCGAGATCAAGGCACGCCTGCTCGATGCGATCGTCGACTGCACGGAAACCGGTTCATCACTCCGGGCCAACAATCTCCGGATCGTAGACACCCTGCTGACCAGCACGACGCGGTTTGTCGCGAACAAGAAGGCTTGGGAAACGCCCTGGAAGCGCGAGAAGATGGAGAACATCGCCATGCTCCTGCGCGGCGCGATCGACGCGCGAGCAAAGGTCGGGCTGAAGATGAATGTTCCCGAGGCGTCTCTCGCGGAAGTGCTTCGACTGCTGCCGGCCGAAAAAAGCCCCACGGTCAGTCGACTCGCCGACCAGGCTTGGGTCGCGGTCGAGGTTATCCTGGAAGAAAAGCAGGAACGCGAACTGATTCCGCCACTCAAGCGCGCCGGGGCGACCGGGCTGATCACCTATCCGCTGAACAAAGTCATCGCTTAA
- the rbfA gene encoding 30S ribosome-binding factor RbfA, giving the protein MSRRSEMLGSTIQRELADFIMRELSDPRLPTIVSITRVKVTDDLEYADVYVTMMATEGQKVAGLNALKHSAGLMRTRLTKSLSLRQAPFIRFHHDEQLQKELSILDVLENLRREREATEASNAPPADDAVDAPAETQATTDAATPDAKP; this is encoded by the coding sequence ATGTCCCGAAGATCAGAAATGCTCGGCAGCACCATCCAGCGCGAGCTGGCCGACTTTATCATGCGTGAGCTCAGCGACCCGCGCCTGCCGACGATCGTCAGCATCACGCGGGTCAAGGTGACGGATGACCTTGAGTATGCCGACGTCTACGTGACGATGATGGCGACCGAAGGCCAGAAGGTTGCCGGGCTCAATGCCCTGAAACATTCAGCGGGCCTGATGCGGACGAGGCTGACTAAGTCGCTGTCGCTGCGACAGGCGCCGTTCATCCGGTTTCATCATGATGAGCAGTTGCAGAAGGAACTGAGCATCCTGGATGTGCTCGAGAATCTGCGCCGGGAACGCGAGGCGACCGAGGCGTCGAACGCACCGCCTGCCGACGACGCGGTTGATGCTCCGGCTGAAACGCAAGCCACCACCGACGCGGCCACGCCCGACGCGAAACCCTGA
- a CDS encoding DUF503 domain-containing protein has translation MIVGILQLELAIPDSFSLKDKRQAVRSLKDRIRRGHNVSIAEVGALDQHRRAILAVAMVSNDQAYVQSALDQLVNLIRATPAVGLDDYQMDFL, from the coding sequence ATGATCGTCGGTATCCTTCAGCTCGAGCTTGCCATTCCGGACAGCTTTTCGCTGAAGGATAAGCGGCAGGCGGTTCGGAGCCTGAAGGACCGAATCCGCCGCGGCCATAATGTGTCCATCGCCGAAGTCGGCGCGCTCGACCAGCACCGCCGGGCGATCCTTGCAGTGGCGATGGTGAGCAACGATCAGGCGTATGTGCAAAGCGCCCTCGACCAGCTGGTGAACCTGATCCGGGCGACACCGGCAGTGGGGCTTGATGACTACCAGATGGATTTCCTTTGA
- the infB gene encoding translation initiation factor IF-2 — protein sequence MPGPQIGVLLEAGLAATKKGIRVNELAKELGVESKAILTKLRDEGLGDQAPNHQSSISIGLATTIREWHADGALSGGSGSTATATAVEEPPAKPKGKRPPPPRKRKAGEESDPEGGSPATSEGTASGEEEAAGDQPDASPAPVEKPVAPAVRPQQPKNETPAPVKPTVSTSAAAPALPAAGTIPVAPPAQSSPASAPAAPVTPFVAPAQRPAAGPGSNAPHGPGRAPSGLQPPAQRPTVTIGSTKLAGTVERRPVTVAPQLNATMLKPATIQGPRVIREEKPDVVAAPRPRGPRGREEGGPTTGYTTARPSTGRGVKVTVEDEDEAAKKKAAAKKTSLSGRRRGIDGRRGEADERLKEFSDADLAERNLRLSHAAKYVHGVGQQMDRASRQGKQLIARTAAQTGAPISIEEPITPRTLAAALGVKVNDVIGKLMRQHRTLATINQSLSPELAGLVALDYGVDLTIAQAQTLEELLVEEFGSRAPVEENLVTRPPVVTILGHVDHGKTSLLDKIRSANVAAGESGGITQHTAAWTVEIKGSDGQSKRVTFIDTPGHQAFTSMRARGANMTDVVVLVVAAVEGVMPQTIESINHARAAKVPIVVAMNKIDRADANPDMVLGQLAAQGLNPVEWGGDTEVIRTSAQTGQGIQELIEILDYQAQLLDLKADPHAPARGTVIEARIDQGLGSVGTMLVQDGTLKVGDVMISGQGYGRIRTLLNDRGESIKEAGPSTPVIVSGLNNVPNAGDKFYVVDDVDRARQIAEERETLQRQKDLAAKNQTVSTADALYAQMKAGQTKTINLIIKADVQGSVETLVKTVGDQNTEEVKVQVIHSAVGSITESDVELAAATKDVNESTVIVGFHVIPDEKARQLAEQLHVEIRTYQVIYEIFDDLKKALSGMLEPETREKLHGHVEVRAVFKVSRLGNIAGCFVTDGHIQRGSKIRLIRGGNVITEDLTIESLKRVKDDVREVKSGLECGIKLNGYDDIKIGDVFEAYIRETFQRTL from the coding sequence ATGCCCGGACCGCAGATTGGTGTACTCCTGGAGGCCGGTTTGGCTGCGACGAAGAAAGGTATCCGCGTCAACGAGCTGGCTAAAGAGCTGGGCGTTGAAAGCAAGGCGATTCTCACCAAGCTCCGCGACGAGGGACTTGGCGATCAAGCGCCCAACCACCAAAGCTCCATCTCCATCGGATTGGCGACAACCATCCGTGAGTGGCACGCCGACGGTGCGCTTTCGGGGGGCAGTGGCTCGACCGCGACGGCAACTGCCGTCGAGGAACCGCCCGCCAAACCCAAGGGCAAGCGTCCTCCGCCGCCGCGCAAGCGCAAGGCCGGCGAGGAATCCGACCCCGAGGGTGGTTCTCCGGCAACTTCCGAAGGCACGGCGAGCGGCGAAGAAGAAGCCGCCGGCGACCAGCCAGATGCCTCACCGGCACCGGTTGAAAAGCCGGTTGCACCGGCAGTCCGCCCGCAGCAGCCCAAGAATGAGACTCCTGCTCCCGTCAAGCCAACGGTCAGCACGTCCGCGGCAGCGCCGGCGCTCCCGGCAGCGGGGACCATCCCCGTCGCACCGCCTGCTCAATCATCGCCGGCCTCTGCACCCGCGGCCCCGGTGACGCCGTTCGTTGCCCCTGCTCAGCGTCCCGCAGCCGGGCCCGGCAGCAATGCTCCCCACGGCCCCGGCCGCGCTCCCAGCGGACTTCAGCCCCCGGCACAGCGTCCGACGGTCACAATCGGCTCGACGAAACTCGCCGGTACGGTGGAACGTCGCCCGGTTACCGTCGCCCCTCAGCTCAACGCAACGATGCTGAAGCCGGCAACGATCCAGGGCCCTCGCGTGATCCGCGAGGAGAAGCCCGATGTCGTTGCGGCGCCGCGCCCGCGCGGCCCCCGAGGCCGCGAAGAAGGCGGCCCCACGACCGGTTACACCACAGCCCGCCCGAGCACCGGCCGGGGTGTGAAGGTTACCGTCGAGGACGAAGACGAAGCAGCAAAGAAGAAGGCGGCAGCCAAGAAGACCAGCCTCTCTGGTCGCCGGCGTGGCATTGACGGTCGTCGCGGCGAGGCCGACGAACGCCTCAAAGAGTTCAGCGATGCCGATCTCGCCGAGCGAAACTTGCGTCTGTCGCATGCGGCGAAATATGTGCATGGCGTCGGCCAGCAGATGGATCGCGCCAGCCGACAGGGCAAGCAGCTCATCGCCCGCACGGCGGCCCAGACCGGCGCCCCGATCTCGATCGAAGAACCGATCACCCCGCGCACGCTCGCTGCGGCGTTGGGTGTGAAGGTCAACGACGTCATCGGCAAGCTGATGCGTCAGCACCGCACACTTGCGACGATCAACCAGTCGCTTTCGCCGGAACTGGCCGGACTGGTCGCGCTGGATTACGGCGTCGATCTGACGATCGCCCAGGCGCAGACGCTGGAAGAACTGCTGGTCGAAGAATTCGGCAGTCGAGCTCCAGTCGAGGAGAACCTTGTGACCCGTCCCCCGGTTGTCACGATCCTCGGCCACGTCGACCACGGCAAAACCAGCCTGCTCGACAAGATTCGCTCTGCCAACGTCGCCGCCGGCGAATCTGGCGGCATCACGCAGCACACGGCGGCGTGGACCGTCGAAATCAAGGGTTCCGACGGACAGTCGAAGCGCGTCACCTTCATCGATACGCCGGGTCACCAGGCGTTCACGAGCATGCGTGCCCGTGGCGCCAACATGACCGACGTGGTCGTGCTGGTGGTAGCGGCTGTCGAAGGCGTCATGCCGCAGACGATCGAGTCCATCAACCACGCCCGCGCCGCCAAGGTGCCGATCGTGGTCGCGATGAACAAGATCGACCGCGCCGACGCCAACCCCGACATGGTCCTCGGCCAGCTTGCTGCCCAGGGACTTAATCCCGTCGAGTGGGGTGGCGATACCGAAGTCATTCGCACCAGCGCCCAGACCGGCCAGGGCATTCAGGAACTGATCGAAATCCTGGACTACCAGGCCCAGTTGCTGGACCTCAAGGCCGATCCGCACGCCCCGGCCCGCGGTACCGTCATCGAAGCGCGGATCGATCAGGGCCTCGGCTCGGTCGGTACGATGCTTGTGCAGGACGGTACGCTGAAGGTTGGCGATGTCATGATCTCGGGTCAGGGTTACGGCCGTATCCGTACCCTGCTCAACGATCGTGGCGAGTCGATCAAGGAAGCCGGCCCGAGCACGCCGGTCATCGTCAGCGGTTTGAACAACGTCCCCAATGCCGGCGACAAGTTCTATGTCGTTGACGATGTGGACCGTGCCCGCCAGATCGCCGAGGAGCGCGAAACACTCCAGCGGCAGAAGGACCTGGCGGCCAAGAACCAGACGGTCAGCACGGCCGACGCACTGTATGCCCAGATGAAGGCCGGTCAGACCAAGACCATCAACCTCATCATCAAGGCCGACGTACAAGGCTCGGTGGAAACGCTGGTCAAGACGGTCGGCGACCAGAACACCGAAGAGGTCAAGGTTCAGGTCATTCACTCGGCGGTCGGCAGCATCACCGAATCCGACGTCGAGTTGGCGGCGGCAACCAAGGACGTCAACGAGAGCACGGTCATCGTCGGCTTCCACGTCATTCCCGACGAAAAGGCCCGGCAGTTGGCCGAGCAGTTGCATGTCGAGATTCGCACCTACCAGGTGATTTACGAGATCTTCGACGACCTGAAGAAGGCGTTGTCGGGCATGCTCGAGCCCGAAACCCGCGAGAAGTTGCACGGCCATGTGGAAGTGCGGGCGGTGTTCAAGGTGTCGCGGCTCGGCAACATCGCCGGTTGCTTCGTCACGGATGGGCACATCCAGCGCGGCAGCAAGATCCGCCTTATCCGCGGTGGCAACGTCATCACGGAAGACCTCACGATCGAGTCGCTCAAACGCGTCAAGGACGACGTCCGCGAGGTCAAGAGCGGCCTGGAGTGCGGTATCAAGCTCAACGGCTACGACGATATCAAGATCGGCGACGTCTTTGAGGCGTACATCCGCGAGACGTTCCAGAGGACGCTATAG